A window from Salvia miltiorrhiza cultivar Shanhuang (shh) chromosome 2, IMPLAD_Smil_shh, whole genome shotgun sequence encodes these proteins:
- the LOC131012686 gene encoding probable membrane metalloprotease ARASP2, chloroplastic encodes MIATLSSSPHPLPRFSTSRTPISDFSPNSKTHLSSSPCSIICRGSPFLSSPCSIICRGSPFLFRSRGLRHNTRKKFQTCAIGGLDLAGFESAQSVIEAAAVLTAIIVVHESGHFFAAYLQGIHVSKFAVGFGPILARFNSKNVEYSIRAFPLGGFVAFPDNDPDSEIPNDDVNLLKNRPIFDRVVVISAGVIANIVFAYVIIFAQVLFVGLPVQESFPGVLVPEVRPFSAASRDGLLPGDVILGVDDIELSRTGPSLVSEVVDAIRNSPKRKVVFKIGRGGENVKINITPDENVDGTGRIGVQLSPNVKLTKVKPRDLFEVFRFSGREFWGLSSNVLDSLKQTFMNFSQSASKVSGPVAIIAVGAEVAKSNADGLFQFAAILNLNLAVINLLPLPALDGGSLAFILIEAARGGRKLPFELEQRIMSSGIMLVIILGVFLLVRDTLNLDIIKDLL; translated from the coding sequence ATGATTGCAACCCTCTCTTCATCTCCTCACCCACTGCCCAGATTCAGCACTTCAAGAACACCCATCTCCGATTTCTCCCCCAATTCCAAAACCCATTTATCTTCTTCACCATGTTCGATAATTTGCAGAGGAAGTCCGTTTCTCTCTTCACCATGTTCGATAATTTGCAGAGGAAGTCCGTTTCTCTTCAGGAGCAGAGGATTGAGGCATAATACGAGGAAAAAGTTTCAAACTTGCGCGATTGGCGGGCTCGATCTAGCTGGGTTCGAGAGCGCTCAATCAGTAATTGAAGCAGCCGCGGTTTTGACTGCGATCATCGTAGTTCACGAGAGCGGCCATTTCTTCGCGGCCTATCTTCAGGGGATTCATGTGAGTAAATTCGCTGTTGGATTCGGTCCAATTTTAGCTAGATTCAATTCGAAAAACGTTGAGTATTCGATTAGGGCTTTTCCCCTTGGTGGATTTGTCGCGTTTCCTGATAATGATCCCGATAGCGAAATCCCTAATGATGATGTGAATTTGCTGAAAAATAGGCCGATTTTCGATAGGGTTGTTGTGATTTCTGCTGGTGTGATTGCCAACATTGTGTTTGCTTATGTTATCATCTTTGCACAAGTACTGTTTGTTGGATTGCCTGTTCAAGAATCGTTCCCCGGCGTGCTTGTGCCGGAGGTGAGGCCGTTTTCGGCTGCCTCAAGAGACGGTTTGTTGCCCGGTGATGTCATTTTAGGCGTAGACGACATTGAGCTTTCACGAACTGGCCCTAGTTTGGTTTCTGAGGTCGTTGACGCAATTAGGAATAGCCCAAAAAGGAAGGTGGTGTTCAAAATCGGGAGGGGAGGCGAGAATGTGAAGATCAACATCACTCCGGATGAGAATGTGGATGGTACCGGGAGGATTGGAGTTCAGTTGTCGCCTAATGTGAAGTTGACGAAGGTTAAGCCGAGGGATCTGTTTGAGGTGTTCCGTTTCTCTGGCCGTGAGTTCTGGGGCCTGTCATCGAATGTTCTTGATAGTTTGAAGCAGACATTTATGAATTTCTCTCAGTCTGCGAGTAAGGTTTCTGGCCCCGTTGCTATTATAGCCGTTGGTGCAGAGGTTGCAAAGTCGAACGCTGATGGACTTTTCCAGTTTGCTGCTATTTTGAATCTGAATCTCGCTGTGATAAACCTTCTGCCTCTGCCTGCTTTGGATGGTGGCTCGTTGGCGTTCATCCTCATAGAGGCGGCCAGAGGCGGGAGGAAGCTCCCGTTTGAGTTGGAGCAGCGGATCATGTCGTCTGGGATCATGCTGGTTATCATCCTCGGGGTTTTCCTCCTTGTTCGTGATACGTTAAACCTGGACATCATCAAGGATTTGTTATGA
- the LOC131007854 gene encoding dirigent protein 22-like — MAIKLPISLIFIAFFTFSNAELGLIKETKMTTYFQDYSGGPNATVIEITGQSNGLLSFTKFGAIFCTDDPITEGVEESSAQIARAQGIYVTSALDGSNTHVLISIVFINEEYKGSTLELQGTSAQFERVREVAVVGGTGKFRLARGYATFETLSYDHASHYAVIQCNITALHY, encoded by the coding sequence ATGGCAATTAAATTACCTATTTCTCTAATATTTATTGCATTCTTCACATTTTCAAATGCAGAATTAGGGCTTATCAAAGAGACCAAAATGACAACCTACTTCCAAGATTATTCGGGCGGGCCTAACGCGACCGTGATCGAGATAACGGGCCAGTCAAACGGGCTGCTTAGTTTCACGAAATTTGGGGCCATTTTCTGCACGGACGATCCAATAACCGAAGGGGTTGAGGAAAGCTCGGCCCAAATTGCTCGGGCCCAAGGTATATATGTGACGTCAGCCCTAGATGGGTCCAACACACATGTCTTAATATCGATTGTGTTCATCAATGAAGAGTATAAGGGTAGCACCTTGGAATTGCAAGGGACGAGTGCCCAATTCGAGCGAGTGAgggaggtggcggtggtgggcGGCACCGGAAAGTTCCGGCTAGCTCGTGGCTACGCCACTTTTGAGACTCTTTCGTATGACCATGCGTCTCATTATGCTGTCATTCAATGCAATATTACTGCACTACACTACTAG
- the LOC131007853 gene encoding glycine-rich cell wall structural protein 1-like, which translates to MGFSQKWVCGLALLMILVLNLSGEILGDERVDKEGWREDDCRYSRRGCYGRGRGGGYGGGRGGGGGFGGGRGGGGGLGGGAGGGGGLGGGRGGGGGGGLGGGGGVGGGGGLGGGGGGGVGGGSGSGGGFGAGGGVGGGAGGGGGLGGGGGGGQGGGGGIGGGSGSGGGFGAGGGVGGGAGGGGGLGGGGGGGQGGGGGVGGGSGSGGGFGAGGGVGGGAGGVGGGGGGGGGGGGGGGGLGGGSGHGSGFGAGGGVGAGGVGGGGGGGGGGGGGGGGGLGGGSGHGGGFGGGAGGGLGGGAGGGLGGGAGGGRGGGVGVGIGIGIGVGVGGGSGSGTGVGVGSGSGGGGGR; encoded by the coding sequence ATGGGGTTTTCTCAAAAATGGGTGTGTGGTTTGGCCCTTCTCATGATCTTGGTGTTGAATTTGAGTGGGGAGATTCTTGGTGATGAAAGAGTTGACAAGGAGGGTTGGAGAGAGGATGATTGCAGGTATAGCCGGCGCGGCTGCTACGGCCGTGGGAGGGGCGGAGGTTATGGTGGGGGACGTGGAGGAGGCGGAGGCTTTGGTGGTGGacgtggtggtggaggtggacTAGGTGGTGGTGCAGGAGGAGGCGGAGGCCTTGGTGGTGGacgtggtggtggaggtggaggtggactaggtggtggtggtggagttgGAGGGGGTGGTGGACttggtggaggaggaggaggaggagtagGGGGAGGTTCCGGGAGTGGAGGAGGATTTGGAGCTGGAGGTGGGGTTGGTGGGGGTGCCGGTGGAGGAGGGGGACTTGGAGGGGGTGGAGGAGGAGGACAAGGTGGTGGAGGCGGGATCGGGGGTGGTTCTGGCTCGGGTGGAGGGTTTGGAGCGGGAGGTGGTGTTGGAGGCGGAGCGGGTGGAGGTGGAGGTCTTGGAGGGGGTGGAGGAGGAGGACAAGGTGGTGGAGGCGGGGTTGGGGGTGGTTCCGGTTCCGGTGGAGGGTTTGGAGCGGGAGGTGGTGTTGGAGGCGGTGCAGGTGGAGTAggtggaggaggtggtggtgggggtggaggcggaggtggaggaggTGGTTTAGGGGGAGGATCTGGCCATGGTAGTGGATTTGGTGCCGGTGGAGGTGTTGGTGCCGGAGGTGTtggcggtggtggaggtggaggcggaggaggtggtggcggtggaggaGGAGGTTTAGGTGGTGGTTCGGGGCATGGTGGTGGGTTCGGTGGTGGTGCTGGTGGAGGATTAGGAGGCGGAGCTGGTGGTGGCCTAGGAGGTGGAGCTGGCGGAGGGCGCGGTGGAGGAGTTGGTGTAGGTATCGGCATTGGGATTGGCGTGGGAGTAGGTGGTGGTTCCGGCTCAGGCACCGGCGTTGGGGTAGGCAGCGGCTCCGGCGGTGGAGGTGGCCGATGA